In Xiphophorus maculatus strain JP 163 A chromosome 18, X_maculatus-5.0-male, whole genome shotgun sequence, a single genomic region encodes these proteins:
- the LOC102217068 gene encoding von Willebrand factor A domain-containing protein 5A-like, whose product MMNFCGLLTEKKEPVPLKSIDAQLEVRDHVATLVSTLTYENMEDKPLEAVFVFPLPGDAAVCHFSAQIGETHIVAEVKEKQQAQEEYDDALSSGQQAFLLEESEQSPDIFSLKVGRLPPGESASIRLEYVTELAVQADDGLRFCLPAVLNPRYQPQGSEGPSVQVTSVPASLVPYSLSFSAQVSSPRPISKIESSCSLEPLQYLNADQTKATVKLGGGHKFDRDIELLIYYKDAHQPSAVVEAGQASAKPGSLMGDPVVMVSLYPEFPQSVMSSRAACGEFVFLVDRSGSMVCSMNNSTPQETRISSTRDTLLLLLKSLPMGCYFNIYSFGSSFEHIFPKSVEYSEKTMKKALEKVEKMESNLGGTEILRPLKHIYSQACIPKHPRQLFVFTDGEVRNTKEVTDLVKKNADSHRCFSFGIGEGASSALINGMAKEGGGQAQFITGADRMQPKVMQSLRFALQPAVEDISVSWDLPKGVSATVLSPPITAIFQGQRSLIYAQLTGPSSEEADGSVTVKYSLAGHPSQNQLHFNLKPAEDSGLTVHRLAARTVIRSMESEERTRRRHQDEKMKKKVVELSIQSGVSSCFTAFIAVNKDSSQAVQGPLVRRNVPTVMANLGLAPQRARVSLRSRLNNSKAMSKRSFTRLGSRPDNWSLCMENSGSYRHEEPIDYNGAIGSWEDVSALSDDDEQPHKDPLLQLVSLQNASGSWMLDEALAAVLGKTKEEVEKAKPELARNKMWASILALIWLHGFKMDAKEEWELLAMKAASWIKAQNAPCVSECVEAGNKLLGCSMKKEALGL is encoded by the exons ATGATGAACTTCTGCGGTCTGCTCACTGAAAAGAAGGAACCAG TTCCTCTGAAGAGCATTGATGCTCAGCTGGAGGTGAGGGACCATGTAGCTACTCTGGTCTCCACTCTGACCTACGAGAACATGGAGGACAAACCTCTAGAGGCTGTGTTTGTCTTCCCTCTGCCTGGAGATGCTGCTGTGTGTCATTTCAGTGCTCAGATTGGAGAAACACACATTGTAGCTGAGGTGAAGGAGAAACAGCAG GCTCAGGAGGAGTATGATGACGCTCTGAGCTCCGGTCAGCAGGCCTTCCTGTTGGAGGAGAGTGAGCAGAGTCCAGATATCTTCTCTCTGAAGGTGGGCAGGCTGCCTCCAGGAGAGAGCGCCTCCATCAGGCTGGAGTACGTCACTGAGCTGGCTGTGCAGGCTGATGATGGGCTGAGGTTCTGTCTGCCTGCTGTGCTCAACCCTCGATACCAACCCCAGG GTAGTGAAGGTCCCAGTGTCCAGGTGACCTCAGTACCAGCCTCTCTGGTGCCCTACAGTCTGTCCTTTTCCGCCCAAGTGTCCTCTCCTCGTCCAATCTCTAAAATAGAGTCCAGTTGCTCTCTGGAGCCTCTTCAGTATCTCAACGCTGATCAAACTAAGGCCACG GTTAAATTGGGTGGAGGACACAAGTTTGACAGAGACATtgaattactgatttattaCAAAGACGCCCACCAGCCCTCTGCTGTGGTGGAGGCAGGACAGGCCTCTGCCAAACCTG GCTCTCTGATGGGTGACCCAGTGGTGATGGTTAGTCTTTACCCTGAGTTCCCCCAATCAGTGATGTCCTCACGCGCTGCCTGTGGAGAGTTTGTGTTCTTGGTGGATCGATCAGGAAGTATGGTCTGCTCCATGAACAACAGCACACCGCAAGAAACTCGTATTAGCAGTACACGG GATACTCTGCTGCTCCTGTTGAAGAGTTTACCAATGGGCTGCTACTTCAACATTTATAGTTTTGGTTCCTCCTTTGAGCACATCTTCCC TAAGAGTGTGGAGTACAGTGAGAAGACCATGAAGAAGGCTCTAGAAAAGGTTGAAAAGATGGAGTCTAATCTTGGAGGAACAGAGATTCTTAGGCCTCTTAAGCACATTTACAGCCAAGCCTGCATTCCCAAACATCCTCGACAG TTGTTTGTCTTCACTGACGGAGAGGTGAGGAACACCAAAGAAGTTACTGATCTTGTTAAGAAGAATGCAGACTCCCACAG GTGTTTCTCTTTTGGGATTGGAGAAGGAGCCAGCTCTGCTCTCATCAACGGGATGGCCAAAGAAGGCGGAGGTCAAGCTCAGTTCATCACTGGGGCTGACAGGATGCaaccaaaa GTGATGCAGTCACTCAGGTTTGCACTGCAGCCAGCTGTGGAGGACATTTCTGTCTCTTGGGATTTACCAAAGGGAGTGTCCGCCACCGTTCTCTCTCCACCCATTACAGCAATATTTCAGGGTCAGAGATCGCTGATTTATGCTCAGCTTACAGGACCG agTTCAGAGGAAGCAGATGGCAGTGTGACAGTGAAGTACAGCCTGGCAGGTCATCCCTCTCAGAACCAGCTGCACTTCAACCTCAAACCTGCAGAGGACTCTGG ATTAACAGTCCACAGGCTGGCTGCTCGCACTGTGATTCGCTCTATGGAGTCAGAGGAGAGGACACGAAGACGACACCAGgatgaaaaaatgaagaagaaggtGGTGGAGCTCAGCATCCAATCAGGAGTAAGCAGTTGTTTCACTGCCTTCATTGCTGTCAACAAAGACAGCAGCCAGGCAGTTCAAGGACCGCTGGTGCGCAGAAATGTCCCAACAG taaTGGCGAATTTGGGTTTAGCTCCACAAAGAGCTC GTGTGTCTCTTCGATCTCGACTTAACAATT CAAAGGCTATGTCTAAACGAAGTT TTACGCGTCTTGGATCTCGACCTGACAATT GGTCGCTTTGTATGGAGAACTCTGGTAGTTACAGACATGAAGAACCCATTGATT ATAATGGTGCTATAGGTTCATGGGAAGATGTGTCAGCACTGTCAGATGATGATGAACAGCCCCATAAAGaccctctgctgcagctggtgtCCCTGCAGAATGCATCTGGCAGCTGGATGCTTGATGAAGCTCTGGCTGCTGTGCTGGGAAAAACCAAAGAGGAGGTGGAAAAGGCAAAACCAGAATTG gccagaaataaaatgtgggCCTCCATTCTGGCTCTGATTTGGCTTCATGGTTTTAAGATGGATGCAAAGGAGGAGTGGGAGCTTCTGGCTATGAAGGCGGCATCATGGATTAAAGCTCAGAACG CTCCATGTGTGTCAGAGTGCGTTGAAGCTGGAAATAAACTGTTGGGTTGCAGCATGAAGAAAGAAGCTCTGGGGCTCTGA